Below is a genomic region from Deinococcus koreensis.
ACCGTGGCGACCCGCCTGGGGGTGAAGGGCACGGCGACCTATGCCCTGGGCTGGTTCGGGCTGGCCGGGGCCCTGCTCTGGCCCGTGTCCCACCTGAGTGCGCTGGCCCTCTGGCTGATCTGCGGCGGCATGGCCCTGGCCCTGCGCGCCCGCCCCACCCCGGAACGCGCCGCGGGGCTCTATCCGCTCAGCATCGTCACCCCCTGGATCGTGGGCGCCGTGGCAGGCGTGCAGCTGGTGTACCTGCTGGCGCGCGGGCTCTGGACGGGTCTCTGAACCGTGGCTGAGCGCCCACCTCAGTCCGGGCTGGAGGTTGGCGTGCTGGGCGGCGGGCTGGCCGGGCTGGCGATCGCCGCGCTGCTGGCCGGGCGGGGCCAGCGGGTCACCGTGTACGAGCGTGCCCAGGCCGGGGGCAAGCTCAGCCGCGTGCACGCCGGAGGGCTGGACTTCAGCACCGGCCCCAGCCTGTTCACCTTCCCGGACGTGTGGCGTCAGTTCCTGAGCCGCCTGGACGAGCCCGACCCGCTGGAGCTGAGGCCGTTGCCCGGCGGCCTGGGCCTGCACCACACCCCGTTCGGCCCCGTGCCCCTGCCCGTGCCGCCCGGCCACCCCCTCTCTACCCACTGGGCACGGTACGTCTCGCTCGTCGCCCCGCTGGCGCCCCATCTGCTCACCCTGCTGACCACCCCGCCCCGGCTGGGTGATGGAGCCTTCCGGCGGGCCGCCCGGGCCCTGTTCCGCGTCACCGGCCCCCACTCCAGCGCCGAGGGCTGGATCCGTGCCCACGGGTTCCCGGCCGCCCTGGCCCACGCCCTGCGGACTCAGGCCCTGAACGCGGGCCTGTCCCCCAGGGACGCGCCGGCCCTGTACGCCCTGCTGCCCGCTCTCATCGGCCCGGACGTGTTCCGACCGGCCAACGGCATGGGCGCCCTGCTGGAGACGCTGCTGGACTTCGTGGCGGCCCGCGGCGGGCGGGTGCTGGAGGACTCGGCGGTGAGCCGGGTGGGGAAGGGGCAGCTCACGCTGGAGGGGGGGGAGGTCGTCCGGCACGATCTGCTGGTGAGCGCCCTCGATCCGGCCCGGCTGGCGGCGCTGCGGGGCCAGCCGGCACCGTCGCCGGTGGCCCGGCGCACCGTCAGCGGCGTGGCGATCTATGGAGCGCTGGACAAGCCCTCGGCCCTGCCCGCCACCAGTGTCGTGCCGCCGGGGGATTTCGGGGCCTTCCGCGCGGCCCTGCGCGTCGGCGCCCTGCCGCCGGACACCCTGGCCCTCGTCCACGCCGATGACCGGCGGCTGGCCCTGCTGCTCACCGCGCCGGCCACGGGCCGGGCCCTGGATCTGGAGCACCCCTGGGTGCGGGGGCAGGTGGAGCGGGTGGGGAGAGTCCTGGGCGCGCCGGGCCTGCTCGCCTCGGCCGGGGGAGCGGTGGCCCTCACCCCGGCTTTGTACGCCCAGGGCGGTCATCCCGGCGGCGCGATCTATGGCCGGGCGCCCGGCCTGTGGCGGGGCGGCCCCCTTCATCCGCAGCCCTACCGCCTGAACCGCACGCTCTGGCAGGTCGGCACCGGGGTGCATCCGGGCGGCGGCATCCCCGCCATCCTAGGCGGCGCGCTGATCGTGGATCGCCTGCTGCGTGAGGCGGGTTATTGAACGTTTCACCAACAGCCGCCGCCTCCCCCGGAGGGAAGGCGGCGCCGGATGGTGGAGGGCTTACTGGCCGGTGATGGCCTTGTAGGGATCGACCAGGCCGGAGCCGAAGTTGGTGTCCTTTCCGGCGGTGCCCAGATCCTTCGCCGTGCTGGTCAGCAGGCTCAGCAGGCCAGCGTTCGTCAGCGTGGGCTTGGCGGCCCACACCACAGCGGCGGCGGCCGAGACGTGCGGCGTGGCCATGGAGGTGCCGTTGAACGACTCGTAGTCGGCCGCGGTCACCGAGGCCGTGCCGGTGGTAGGCAGCTTGCCGAGCAGGGCCTGACCGTCGGCCTGCTGGAGGCCCACGACGGGAACCGCGTAGGCGTTCGTCAGGCTGATGCCCAGCGCGCCGGCCGCGTTGTTGTAGATCATGACGCCCTTGGCGCCGCTGGCGACCGCGTTCGCCGTCTTTTCCTCGAAGGAGCAGGTGCCGCGGCTGATCAGGGCGATGTTGCCGCTCAGGGCCGCGTTGCGGGTCGTGGTGCCGCAGAACTCGTTGTTCGTGCCGCCCGCCGCGACGACGCTGCCGGTGAAGGAGCCCTTGCCGGTCAGGTCGGCGGCCTGCACGTTCTGGAAGCTCACCCCGCCGCCCGAGGCGCTGGCGGCCGTGCCCTGGCCCAGCGGCACCGAGCTGATCACGTCCACGCCGGGGCCGGACAGATCGACCTGGGTGCCGAAGTTGCTGAAGTCGGCCTTGGCGAGGTTACTGTCCACGGCCGCCACACCTACCACTTCAGTGTAGGCGGCGGGGTACGACACAGCTGCGCCGTCGTTGCCGGTCGCCGCGATGATCAGGGCGCCCTTGTTATAGGCGGCGGTGTAGGCCCGCTGCTCGGTCTGGCTCTTGGCGCCGCCGCCCAGGCTCATGGACACGATGACCTTATCTTCGGTGCCGCCCTGGGACTTGAGCTGGGCCACACACCAGTTTACGCCGTTGATGATCCCGCTGGAGGAGCCGCTGCCGGTGTCGCCCAGCACGCGCGCCATGTACAGATCGGCGCCGGAGGCCACGCCGCCCACCCCATCCGCGTCCATGCCGCTCTGCAGTCCGCCCGCGCCGGTGCCTGCCCCGTACTGGGCGAAGACCGTGCCGGCGACGTGCGTGCCGTGGTGAGACACGTCGTTCAGCAGGTAGGCGTCGTTCCGGTTGGCCTCCGTGGTCACAAAGTTTCTGAACCCCTTGAGCTTGCGCCCGAATTCGGGGTGGTTGCCGTCGATCCCGGTGTCCGTAATGCATACGGCGATCTTCGTGGTGGCCGCGCCCGTGTAGCCGGCGGCGCGCAGCTGCGGCACGCGCAGGGCGGCGTCGCCCCAGGTCGTCTCGCCGCTGGCGGTGTAGATGGCCTGCGCGGAGATCGCCTGCGCCGAGAGGGTCTGACCGGACAGGCTCCTCTGCGCACCTCCCTCGTCGCTCACGCCGCTGCGGAAGCCCAGCGCCCTATGCACGGCCTCGCGCTCCACGTACTCCACCTGCGGGTTGCCCTGCAGCTTCGCCAGGGCTGCCGGGCTCAGGCGCACGGCGGCGGCGCTGATCTCGGCCCACTGCTGGGTCAGGGCGCCGCCGGCCGCCTGGATCGCCTGGGCCTGCAGCGTGGCCTGGGCCGCCAGTTGCTGCGCGCCGAGACTCTGGCCACTCAGCGGCTGCTTGAAGCCCACCAGATAGGTGTCGCCCGCCACCGCTTCGGGGGCGGGCACGCTGGCGACCGGCGCGGCCGCGGGGGTGGCGGTCTGCTGTCCGCAGGCAGCCAGGGTCAGGGCGAGGGTCGTGGCGAGCAGGGGGCGCGTGTGCTTCATGGTGTCCTCCAGACAATCGTTCAAGACCGTCCTGGGCGGTCTGCCGCAGGATCGCAGGGTGTGGAGTCGGGCCGGGCACCCACCGCAGGAGGAGGGAGCCGCTGTACAAACACCGTACGCCGTGGGTTGAACTTGGCGCGGATGTTAGGGCGCCGTGAGTAGGCGCTGGAGAGACCTGTGTAGACGACCTTGGGCTCGGTTCAATGATGTGAAAAATTTCCGATCCGGTCGGGAGAATGGATGAAACTGGCCTGCCGGGCGGAAGGGTTCCGCCTGGCAGGCCGATCAGATTGACAAGGGGTGGTCATCAGCGCTTCTGAACGCCAGCGGCGTCAGAGTTCACCAGCGCTCGGTCACGGTCTTGAGTTGCAGGAAGTTGGCGAGGTAGTCCGGGCCGCCCGCCTTGGAATCGGTGCCGCTCATGTTGTAGCCGCCAAAAGGTTGCACGCCCACGATGGCGCCGGTGATCTTGCGGTTGAAGTACAGGTTGCCGGCCTCGAATTCATGGCGGGCCTGCTCCAGCCGGGCCCGGTCGCGGCTGCACACGCCGCCGGTCAGACCGTACTGGGTGGAGTTGGCGATCTCCAGGGCGTCGGCCCAGTCCTTCGCGCGCAGCACCGCCACGACCGGCCCGAAGATCTCCTCCTGCGCCAGCCGGGCCTCCCGCCCCACGTCGCCCACGATGGTCGGCTGCACGTAGTAGCCGGCCCTGCCGTTCGCCTCGCCGGGGGCCTGCCCGCCCAGCAGCACGGTGCCCTCCCGCGGGGCGATCTCCAGATACCCTTTGATCTTGTCGAAGCTCATCTGGTTCACCACGGCCGTCACGTTGGCGTTCTCCTCGCCCGTGCCGACGCTCAGGGCCCGGGCGCGCTCCACGAAGGCGTTCACCACGTCGTCGTACACGCTGTCCACCACGATCAGGCGGCTCATGGCCGAGCACTTCTGGCCGTTGAAGCCGAAGGCCCCCTGCACGGCGGCCGTCACGGCCACGTCCAGGTCGGCCGTTTCATCGACGATCAGGCCGTCCTTGCCGCCCAGTTCGAGGATCACCTTCTTGATCCACCGCTGGCCGGGCTGGGTCTTCGCGGCGACCTCGTTGATGTGCAGGCCCACCGCGCGGCTGCCGGTGAACGTGATGAAACGCGTCCGGGCGTGCGTGGTCAGGTACTCGCCGACCTCCCTGCCCACGCCGGGGAGGAACTGCAGGACGCCCGCCGGCAGCCCCGCTTCCAGCAGGATGTCCACCACGAAGCCGGCGATCAGGCCGGAGTCCTCGGCCGGCTTGGCGATCACGCAGTTGCCCACCACGATGGGCGCCGCCAGCATCCCCAGGAAGATCGCGCAGGGGAAGTTCCACGGCGAGATGCTGACGCCCACGCCGATCGGCAGGGACATCAGGCCGTTCTCCTCGCCCTCGAACCAGGTCGTCTCGGACGAACCGAAGCCCGCGTATTTCATGGCGCTGCGGGCGTAGTACTCCAGAAAATCGATGGCCTCGGCCACCTCCACGTCGGCCTCGGCGTAGTTCTTGCCGACCTCGATGCTCATCAGCGCGCAGGCCTCCAGGCGCCGGCGCTTGAGGATCGCCGAGGCCTTGAGCAGAATGCGGGCGCGGGCGTCCATGTCCCACTTCTTCCAGCCCTCGAAGGCCCTCCAGGCGCCCTGCAGGGCCCGCTCGGCATCCTGGATGGTCGCCTTCGCGGTGGTGCCCACCACTTCCTTGGTGTCACAGGGATTGAGCGAGGTCAGCTTCCCTTCAGTGTCCACCCGCTCGCCGTCGATGATCAGCGGATAGTGCCTGCCGACCAGCTCGGCGCGGACTGTCCTCAGCGCGGCCTGATAGGCCTGCACGTTCTCGGGCAGCGTGAAATCGGTGAAGGGCTGGGGGCGGTACTCCTGAATCTTAAGCATGGGGGGACTCCTGGAAGAGCAGGGGGGCGATGTGGCGGGCGAAGTCGGCCACCGACAGCGGCGGGCGGCCCAGCAGGCGGGCGGTGTCGGGCGAGACGCGCGAGGCGAGGCCCAGGCGCGCGACCGCGTAGATGGCCACCATGACCAGTAGCTGCGAGGCCGGCACGCCCCGCGCCCGCAGCCGGCGGTAGAAGGCCAGGGGAGAGGGATCGCTGTAGCGGATCGGGCGGCCCGTGGCGGCGCTGAGCGTCTGGGCGACCTGGGCGTAGGTCAGCGCCCCGGCCCCGGTCAGTTCGTAGGCCTGGCCGGCGTGACCCCCGCTGGTGAGCACCAGCGCCGCCACCGCCGCGATGTCCCGCACGTCGATGAAACTGGTGCGGCCCCGGCCGGCGGGCACGAAGACCTCGCCCCCCCGCAGCTCGGGCAGATGGGTGGTGCTCAGGTTCTGCAGGAAGAACGACGGGCGCAGGAACGTCCAGGCCACGCCGCTCTGGCGCAGGTATGCTTCCAGCTTCGCGTGCGGTACCCAGGGCTGGCGCTCGGCGCCCTGCAGCGACAGCAGGGTCATGTGCCCCACGCCCGCGCCCAGGGCCACGTCCAGCGCCGGCAGCATGTCGCGGGCCACGGTGCTCAGCTGGGGCGGGCGCACCACGAAGAGCCTGTCCAGGCCCTGGAAGGCGGCCACGTAGGTCGGGCGCTTCCCGAACTCCAGCGCCCCGTACTCCAGCCCCGGCTGCTCCCCGAAAACCTCGCGGGCGGCGTCCGGGCGCCGGGCCAGCACGCGCACCCGGGCGCCGCGCGCCAGCAGCTCGTGCACCAGCGGCGTGCCCACGTTGCCCGGCGCCCCGGTGACTCCGATCAGGGTCACGGCCTCATCCCCGGAGCATTCCGCGCAGCACGAACATCACGTTGGCGGGGCGCTCGGCGATGCGGCGGGAGAAGTACGGGTACCAGTCGCGGCCGTAGGGGATATAGGCGCGGACGCGGTAGCCCTCGGCGGCCAGCTGCCTCTGCAGGTCGCGGCGAACGCCGTACAGCATCTGGAATTCGAAGGCGTCCTTGCTGATGCCGTGCGCCAGGACGTAGTGCTGCACGTCGCGGATGATGCTCTCGTCGTGCGTCGCCACGTTCACGTAGTT
It encodes:
- a CDS encoding phytoene desaturase family protein, which encodes MAERPPQSGLEVGVLGGGLAGLAIAALLAGRGQRVTVYERAQAGGKLSRVHAGGLDFSTGPSLFTFPDVWRQFLSRLDEPDPLELRPLPGGLGLHHTPFGPVPLPVPPGHPLSTHWARYVSLVAPLAPHLLTLLTTPPRLGDGAFRRAARALFRVTGPHSSAEGWIRAHGFPAALAHALRTQALNAGLSPRDAPALYALLPALIGPDVFRPANGMGALLETLLDFVAARGGRVLEDSAVSRVGKGQLTLEGGEVVRHDLLVSALDPARLAALRGQPAPSPVARRTVSGVAIYGALDKPSALPATSVVPPGDFGAFRAALRVGALPPDTLALVHADDRRLALLLTAPATGRALDLEHPWVRGQVERVGRVLGAPGLLASAGGAVALTPALYAQGGHPGGAIYGRAPGLWRGGPLHPQPYRLNRTLWQVGTGVHPGGGIPAILGGALIVDRLLREAGY
- a CDS encoding S8 family serine peptidase, coding for MKHTRPLLATTLALTLAACGQQTATPAAAPVASVPAPEAVAGDTYLVGFKQPLSGQSLGAQQLAAQATLQAQAIQAAGGALTQQWAEISAAAVRLSPAALAKLQGNPQVEYVEREAVHRALGFRSGVSDEGGAQRSLSGQTLSAQAISAQAIYTASGETTWGDAALRVPQLRAAGYTGAATTKIAVCITDTGIDGNHPEFGRKLKGFRNFVTTEANRNDAYLLNDVSHHGTHVAGTVFAQYGAGTGAGGLQSGMDADGVGGVASGADLYMARVLGDTGSGSSSGIINGVNWCVAQLKSQGGTEDKVIVSMSLGGGAKSQTEQRAYTAAYNKGALIIAATGNDGAAVSYPAAYTEVVGVAAVDSNLAKADFSNFGTQVDLSGPGVDVISSVPLGQGTAASASGGGVSFQNVQAADLTGKGSFTGSVVAAGGTNNEFCGTTTRNAALSGNIALISRGTCSFEEKTANAVASGAKGVMIYNNAAGALGISLTNAYAVPVVGLQQADGQALLGKLPTTGTASVTAADYESFNGTSMATPHVSAAAAVVWAAKPTLTNAGLLSLLTSTAKDLGTAGKDTNFGSGLVDPYKAITGQ
- the pruA gene encoding L-glutamate gamma-semialdehyde dehydrogenase, with the protein product MLKIQEYRPQPFTDFTLPENVQAYQAALRTVRAELVGRHYPLIIDGERVDTEGKLTSLNPCDTKEVVGTTAKATIQDAERALQGAWRAFEGWKKWDMDARARILLKASAILKRRRLEACALMSIEVGKNYAEADVEVAEAIDFLEYYARSAMKYAGFGSSETTWFEGEENGLMSLPIGVGVSISPWNFPCAIFLGMLAAPIVVGNCVIAKPAEDSGLIAGFVVDILLEAGLPAGVLQFLPGVGREVGEYLTTHARTRFITFTGSRAVGLHINEVAAKTQPGQRWIKKVILELGGKDGLIVDETADLDVAVTAAVQGAFGFNGQKCSAMSRLIVVDSVYDDVVNAFVERARALSVGTGEENANVTAVVNQMSFDKIKGYLEIAPREGTVLLGGQAPGEANGRAGYYVQPTIVGDVGREARLAQEEIFGPVVAVLRAKDWADALEIANSTQYGLTGGVCSRDRARLEQARHEFEAGNLYFNRKITGAIVGVQPFGGYNMSGTDSKAGGPDYLANFLQLKTVTERW
- a CDS encoding SDR family oxidoreductase — protein: MTLIGVTGAPGNVGTPLVHELLARGARVRVLARRPDAAREVFGEQPGLEYGALEFGKRPTYVAAFQGLDRLFVVRPPQLSTVARDMLPALDVALGAGVGHMTLLSLQGAERQPWVPHAKLEAYLRQSGVAWTFLRPSFFLQNLSTTHLPELRGGEVFVPAGRGRTSFIDVRDIAAVAALVLTSGGHAGQAYELTGAGALTYAQVAQTLSAATGRPIRYSDPSPLAFYRRLRARGVPASQLLVMVAIYAVARLGLASRVSPDTARLLGRPPLSVADFARHIAPLLFQESPHA